In Juglans microcarpa x Juglans regia isolate MS1-56 chromosome 1S, Jm3101_v1.0, whole genome shotgun sequence, the genomic stretch GTAGTGAACATCAACGCACGAGCAACTTAAAGAATATGTCTATTTTTTCGTTCGGCaaccccattttgttggggGGTGTTGACACATGAACTTTGGTGAATTATCCCATGCTGTTGAAGATAATTTTCCATACTATTGAAATATTCTGTGCCATTATCAGTATgaagaatttgaatttttgtttggaacTGTGTTTGAATCATGGAATGGAAATTGATAAACACAAAATGAACTTTAGTTTTGCCTTTCAATAGGTAAACCTAACAAATGCCAGTATGATCATCAATAGAAGTAACAAACCATCTTGTGTAGGAACGATTAAGAGTATGAGAAAGTCCTCATAAATCATTATGAATCATAGTGAACGGTTTGGATGGTttgttggattttgagaaagaagtGTGCTGATGTTTAGCAAGTTCATAAATTTCACATTGAAAACCAagagatattttatttgaacaaatGGAAGGAAATAAAAGTCTCAAATACTGAAAATTGGGATGACCTATTCTAAAATGCCATAACAAAAGTTCACTATACTTAGGAATAGATGTAGAATCACAAATAGCAATTTGACGTTGCTAGCTCACATTAGCCTCCTCAAAGTAGGAGAGCCCCTCACACTCCTTAGCATTGCCAATCGTCTTCCCCAATGATAGGTCCTAAAAAACATAATGAGAAGGAAGAAATTTAGCCAAGCAAATGGAATTTTTTGTCAACTGGCTAATAGATAACAGATTGCATGATAAATTAGGGACATGAAGAATAGATTCTAGTATTATAGAGTCAGAGATTTAGATACTCCCTTTGTCTGCAACATATGAGAGCGAGCCATCTgcaattttaacttttagattTCTAGCACAAAGTGAGTATGAGGagaaaagataataagaatCAGTCATATGATCAGAATTACCAGAATCAATAATCCAAGGAACTTTGTGCTGAGAGGTGGCACTTAAggcttttaaaaaattacctcTGAGTGCTAAAGAACCAAAAGGGACACTTGTGGAGGACTGACTCGATGCATAAAGGGTAGAAATCATTTTATAGAGTTGCTCCAACTGTTCAGCGTTAAATGCATTGCTTGGAGTGGGATTTTTGCTCTTTTCCCCTTGAGGTTGCTTGGCTTGATGATCAATAGTAGCTTGGTAGGCACAATTTCGGCTATTCTGCCTTGGTTTCCAATAAGATAGTTTCCTGTGTATCTCCCAACATATGTCTTTTGTGTGTCCTGATTTTCAGCAATGCTCACACCAAGGAcgcccttttcttttttttttttttaggacaaAACCTCATCATTTATTCATAATAAcctcacttatggtggaggaataACATGGAATAATAAAGGACCAATATTACAAAGGACACAAATAAAGAATTCAAGGACTACATTATATTAAACTAGTCTCAAATAAGACACCCCAACTTTATCTAGCTTGAACGATCCCTTCATTGTCTAAGGTAGTTCCTACCATGTAAACCAAGTAGTTGAAATTCCTTTAGAACCCATTTTGGCTAAACCATCTGCAACCGCATTGTTCTCCCTATAAGAGTGGATAATCTGATATGAGAAGTCGTCTAAGAGTACTTTaacttcttcccaaaaatcctcaaggTACCATAAACACATTGATTCCGTTGCACCCATTGAACCTAATCTAGTAAGAGTGTCCCGAGACACCAAGGCAGCCATTTCAGGTTCAATATGTCTAGCAGAGACAATCCCCTTCAGCATTACCTTACACCTATTTTCTTCTCGCCTCACCTCCGAGAAGACTTCACGTGTTGAAGGCAGGGACATTGGCTAAGAATTCTTCTGCGAACGTCATCCAAGTCTTGGTTAAGAcctgcaagaaattaaaaaactcTTTCATTTTCAAGTCGCTTCTTGTATCGCACACTATCGCTAGTGCTCCCATTCTTCTTCGAAGCTCAAACGAGTTCTTGCCAGAGGGTTGTCATCTCCATGTAATAATATGTGACCTCCCTCTCCCCTTGCTTCATCTGCCATAGCCTCTTAGGCTACGTTTGATTGCAGGACTCAGCTGagctcagtctaattttaaactgggtctaatatccaaacacctaactttcaaattactaaactcatctcaactcaaaaccttcttacacgtgggacccacaaccttttttaacttcccaTAGAATTTACAAGCCAAGTAGTCACCATTGAATTTTCTGACTTCTACTTTTTTAGGGAGGAAGCATTGGTTGAGGCTAGACTTTTTGTCTCGCCGGTAAGGTATTGCCTTCGATTATGAGCTCAATCGATTGGGCCCATTCACAAAAATTCTTCCCATTTAGCTTCTCCACCGTGAGTTGAAAGGATGAATTATCAAGTCCAATTGAACCCATGGTGGAGATAGCTTCTATTTTACTATCGTGAGTTTCATAAGTCATCGACTATTTATAGTTAACAGCTGTTTCCATCATTGATAGCtaggtttagaaaaaaaaaaaaaacactaactctgataccatgaaatcagaatcatatttcaatatttttttgtacatgCTAGTGATCTTATTTAAGATACAAGAGAAatatcaaaaaagtaaaaaatttccTAAAATAAGAGCTGGGTTGCTTCTTCAAGACAACCCTTTTTAATTCCATAAAGGCTTGGGTTGCTTCTTCAGTCCAGAGGAATGAGTTTTTCAACAACATAGTTAATGGGGCTGCTATGAACCCATAATGCTTTATGAATTTCCTATAATAGCCTGTAAGGCTTAAAACTCCTCTCAGTGCTTTCAAAAAAGTAGGAATAGGCCATTTCAACATTGAGACAATTTTCGATGGGCCTGCTTTCACCCCACTACCTAAGATAACATGGCCCAAATACTCAATttcttcaactcatttacaCTTAGACATTTTAGCATATAAACTATGCCTCTTCAACACCTCCAATACTGACCTGAGATGTCCCTCATGCTCGATCAAGTCTTTGCTATAAACCATAATTTCATCATAGAAGACTAGCACAAATATTCTTAAGAAAGACTTTGAATACATCATTTAAGTAGTCTTGGAAAGTATTAGGGGTATTGGTAAGGCCAAAAGACATTATTAAAAACTCATAGTGCCCTAATTTGATGATAACCAAATCTCAAATCCAACTTAAAAAATACCTTGGCTCCAAACAACTTATCAAGCAACTCATCAATGATAGGTATGAGAAATTCTTCCTTGATGGTTTCTTGATTAAGTACACGGTAATCTACACACATTCCTCAACTTCCATCAacctttttttatcaataaaattggtgAAGAAAAGGGCTTTGTCTAGGTCTCACTACCCTAGCTTCAGCAAATCTTGAAtaatcttttcaatttcttttttcttgtagtgtagtTATCTATATGGTTTGACTGACACTAGAGTAGCTCCCTCCTTCAAGGGAATATGATGATCAAAAGTCCTCATTGGAGGTAACCCCACTGGCTCCCCAAAAACCTCCTTAAACTCATCAATTACATCAATCACTTTCTTCACATGACTTTCAGGTTGTTATCCCTGTTCCCATGATACCAATTGCAAAATCCAACCATGTCTTATTGTTAAAGAGGACTCcaaataatttttctcaatttgTGTATTCCAATTATCATAATTTAACCCTTGTAGGGTCACCTTGGATTGCCTCACCATAAAACTCATGGACATACTTGTAAAGTCCCTATTAATGGGCCCTAAGGTCTTTAACCACTGAACCCCAAGCACAATATCACAACCCCCTAAGgtcaaaacaagaaaatgaactATGAATCTTGAGCCCTAGATCTTAACCACTTCTTCACATCTTCCCTTACTCAAGACCTTGTCTCTATTAGCCATTTTCACTTGCAAACTCGTGTCACTATGGATTTTAAGTTTGGCTACTTGATCTACTAGTAGATCCAGGAAGTTATGAGTACTTGAGTCCACTAAAATCTCCACTAAACATGCCCCAAATTTTCCAAGCAATCTCATGACACTATTGTTAGGACACCCTATGATCGCATGAATAGAAATCGCCAAGCTCTCCTCCTCAATCCCTGACTTTTCCATCGAAGTGTTGAACTCTTGACTGACCTCCTCAGTTTCTGCACCTTCCACTACCACATCCTCAACTTGCACCAAATAGACCTTTAGATTCTTACACACATGTGCTTGATTCCATTTTTCCTCACAGTGCTAACAAATGCCTTTTCTCCTATTTTCTTCCatctaagaagaaaaaaaaaatctttttaactAGAAGGTTTGGATTTTGTATTCCATTTCCTTCCAACACTGCCTCATAAAACCCCTTCTCAATGTTTGCCCCCATATTCCTCCATGACCTCCTAGATGTCAGCAAATACTCCTCTTGGATTTTTGCCAATCCAAAAGCTACATTGAGGTTGATAGGATTGAGCATTCATATGGGCAAACCAATCTCATCATTTAAACTACTCAAAAAATAGCTCAATTTATGCCTCTTCGACAGCCTTTAAGTCTATTAGAGATACCCTCAAATTGGGCCTTGTAAACAGCCACTAAAGATGTTAGCTTAAGGCGAGTTAGAgcctccataggatcatcataaACTATTGGCCTATATCTAGTTTGTAAGGCCCTCACAGATGAGTCTCATCCATTAAAAATTCCACAATTCATGACATCTTGGTACCATATCAATGCCTCTCATTCCATGTGATATGAGGACATCAAAAGCCTCTAGTTTGAAGGTGTTTGATGGAATTTAAAATACTGGGTGGTTTTGAAAATCCACACAGCATGTTTACTCCCATCAAAATGGGGAAAATCCAGTCTCACTCCTCAAGGTACAAAGAACCATTCATCATTATTCGCCACTCTAGTCTCTAAACAACCCTCTCCAGAAGGAGTTACTTGAAGATTCTTGACTAAGGTTCTGATCATGTCAGTGAGCTTTTCTAACCTATCATTAATGTCATGCATAGCATGTTGATGATCATCTAGTTGCTTTTGGAAAGCTTCTTGTTGTTTTTGGGAACCTTCTTAGTTCAGAGCTACTCGTGTACCTTCTGCCGTGAGAGGATTGGCCTCTCTGACACCGCTTGTCACTTGCTTCCTTCAATTATAACAAGACACAAGTAGAAATAACATAGGAAAATAATGTAAGAACTTAGAACAAGAATGGAAAGAAACCCAAAAACTCAATTCTTTATTCTAGGAAGAGATTTTTGAGGAATCTTTGACCTCCAAACGAACTTCAATCTTAAGAATTCTGAACAACAACTAGTTTAAAGTTTTCTAGCTTTTATACAAGTTCTATGACAAAGTAAGTTAACACAGTTGTTTTAATAACATCTAATGCTAATACTTAGCATGTAATTCTTCTTCCCACGACGATCCTTTTGATCTTAAAAAATGCACGGCATCATTTAAGTCCCTAATGCATCGTTTCGACCTTCATTACGTTAATATTGTTGATCTTCCAAATGCACCGCATCACTTAAAACCCCCAACGTATAGTTTCACTCTTCATTCCATTTATATAGTTGCCCAGCCCATCTCATCTCAGACCATCATCTACTTCTTAGATTTTCCACCttacatataaattatatttaactcAGTTTAAATTTGTGAAAAACTCGTATAAGTTTGACTTAGCTCGTTTGaagttgttttaaaatttgtaatacatatgttatatatatatatatataaatatatatgtacatgttatatttatatataaatatatatgtacatgttaAATTTTCTACATGTTAGatgtcttttatatatttaattatgtaCTATCATACCATAAGTTAAAAAGTGACCAAAAGTCCAAGGGTGGAGTACACTTGCCAAGATCGAGAGAAgaattagtaaaaaatatattttcatcgtcttcttccttaacccatttttctttatttttttcaaccacGCATCTTCAATTGGTCATaacttattcattttaaatccaAATACAATGTATGATATGTAAATGTAAAGCTTATGAACCCAgctttctaaccatataaaatatgttttgataaaaataacatatgGTTGGTTGGAATTAGGCTCAAAGTGTTAGTGctaacattaattttaaaattaaggtTTCGGACTTCTCCCTTTACATGCAACGAAATTTCATTAAATTGAAGGGACATGTTTTTTACATTATAAAGAATATTTTCATGTAGAGAATTTGATCTTAAACATGTCATAGCATAAcctcaaatgaaaaataaaaaaactcaaacaatCATGGCATATCATCAATTACATACTTTTAGACTCATTCCAAAGCATCAAACATGTAATCATATTTATATGGGAAAAAAGCATAGACTTTGATACCAATGTTATATAAGGTTAATTTGACTTATCTCAAGCAATACAGAATTTCCACTAGCCTAAATCTTTACTCGTCTTACCGGTCACGACAAATTATTGTGATTGTACCTTTACGTAAATTAGAAGACTACTAGAGTCTCTTAAATAATTTCACACGTAAAGATCAAGAGCATAAGATGGTTGCTCTAGGAAAATGTAAAGAGAGATGAGAGGTCTTTGTTTGTACATTCACTTCTAAAAACTAGCATGCACAACTCTCCTTGCTATAAATCTCCTTAAAATTACAGGAGTGGTTAAATAACTTTCCTAAAAGCTATTTAACTACTTGTGTTAGGGAGTTAATTAACTTCTTGAAACTTCTCCACCCATGTGGACACTACCTCTATCATGGGGGTTTCCCATTTATTTAGTAACAATTtgcaaatgaataaaaaagaagggGAAGACATCTCACTAAAAGATAGGAACTCGGTTGTTGTCCAAGTGATACAGAGATGTTGATTTCCTTACCACTGGCTCTCATGCCTGAGTCTCTGATTTAGTATAGTAATTAGATGGGCACTAAGCTGCTCTAGGTACTAACCTATttcctaatttaaaaaaaaaaaaaaacaatgatgaTTGTATATAAACCTTACACAAGAAAGTTTATCTactaatataatttaatgtggtCTATCATACTATAAAATTCCTttttttgtaaagtaaatctgGCATATTACATTAAGTTACGTCAGtatataaatttcattatataatatgagTAGATCTAacatttattatctttaaatattGTAATAGGTTATTAAGTGTTGGCAAAATATAGATCCACATTTCCATATCCTATGATAAGATGCTTAtgtcaattaaaatatataaaaaaaaaaattaattaaatagcaTGTAGAGATATGATCGTAGTACGACGTCATCTTGACTAcctattaatttttcttttatattttatcccACGGTTAAGAGTATCCACCGCAAGACAGCAAATTAAACGGTTACTCAACTAACAAACCAATGCGCTTTCAACGGCCTCTATATGGTGTCCAATTTAGAATTTGTTACCTCTAGATTCCACGACCTTCTCATGCACCACTATTAGTGGATACCTAACAACAAGGAAAACAAGGGAGAGGCtttcgtcttcatcttcgtcTTCAATGGAGGAAAGGAAAGGGGATGCTAGAGTATACGTCATCTCATTCATGTTCTTTGCCTGCATAGTAACAGGAGGAATTCTCCTTTTTCTCTACATTTTCGTCCCACAAACAGACTCTGCATCTTGGTATCCAATTGTGGGAATGATAATGGTTGGAATCCCATGGGCCTTTTGGCTTTTCACTTATTTATATAGATGCATCAAAACCAGCACCGACCCACAACTGAATGAGCAGGATAGCAGTCATGGACCAATCCCACCCGTAGGTGGTGCAACAAACACAGACAATTCACGGAGCCTAGAGTCCCCGCTTAACTCTCCTTGTGGTTGCGGCCAACGTCGTGTGCATTTTGGGGCAGTCGTTGTGTTGGGAAATGAGGACAATAGTGCCCATGATACAGGACGTGATGTCCCGGAATCAAACCGTGCAACCGATTTGCAAGGTGCAACGGATGAAGCTGAAAAGCTTCCGGTAAATGGATCTAGGGAAAGCGAAACGCCATTAACAGTGTCTGTTCCGTATTAATCAATATGATTCGTGCATTTAAGGTACGACAAAGTGCAAGTTAGTGATTATGCATGAACATTTGCCGcgacattttgtttttaatggaAGTCATGGACATCAGATGATGCATTTCCATATAGAGAAATGGCGGCCTTGTACTTGTTTTGCCACATTACCTCTTTTACTTTAGAGGGATTGACACTCTTATGGAAACAAATTCTTTAGGGGATGACCGGAAAAATGTACTTTCTCCTATAAATACTACTTTTTGTGGGGAATCAAGTACTTGGTCTAACGCTGAGTTGTGTGTTTTGCTAAGAAAGTGATGTAAGTTTTAGAAGTAAAGTTAATGCATGTAGAATGAGAACTAGGGAAAGGAAggatcaaaatatttaatttgttgtgGGTATATGACAGAGGTCTGCTTTTTTCTATCGTATACATAATACACATAGTCAAGTTCGATTATTTTGAGTTCAACATTGACtagtttttcaaataatttattgaaaaatgttgaaCTGCTTTAATCCAATCTAGTCAAGAAACACTAGCAACTCAAGCAAAACTTTtcgagaaattctatttgcaatccCCATGTGCAAAcccttcattaaatgaaaaaaatactattttgataaggatattattgtaattttgaaaaaatttaaagataaaattaattaagcttGCAATACAGTCCCCGAATGGGGGCTGCACGTAGCATCGCTCAAACTTTTCAAATGATGATAATGGAGGTACGTATATTGATAagatgtaaaattatatatgcaatTTGTTGCTTGATGTACGTATCAAGGAATCGCGTGTGCTTAAATACTACTCCCAaagatgtaaaaataaaaaataaaaaataaaaggaaagaatgaTGAAAGTGATAATTTTGCTaaatttattaacaaatttaTTACAAGATTGATGTACACCTTATCATAATTGGGATGATGGTAAAATAACAATGGTGTACATAGTTGTAGAATTTTCCTTTCGGGAATCACTCCCAAACaattaaaacattataatttaccCCCTTTTCACCTCAAAAGACAAAATATCCCAGAAATCTAAgaaatgacaaaatacacttatcaagacaaaaatataactttaaataattttttaattagaataattcttaataaaaaaatatacatattcaCACTTtaagacttaaaaaaaaaattcacgtTTTGCtacaaaaacatttcattttttttttaatttttaaggtttccataatttttttattgaaagtaTTTATGTCAAATTTGTATggaaattaaattcttttattgaAAGTATTTATGTCAAATTTGTATGGAAGAATTacattgtattttttaattgttggatgtgattacaaaaatttattgttttagaGAGTGATTTTAAATTGGAAAGTAGTTTTAGATGGTTTGtgtgtatttattatattttaaggcCTATAATcgcccaatacaaaataaattgtcTCAAACATAATAACCATAGCAAACGTAAATACCTTAGAAAGTAAATACTTGCTCTTGCTCTAGgctgttgggctcttgctaaactcttCCCAAGTAGATTGCATCAATTTTTacattgattgtgggttcaagggatttcattcccacgggttcataacATAAGCCACGGCTCGATGAAATATATTTATCGTACGGATATTCTTCTAACTGATCCTCCTCTTCTTTTACCCTCGTAAATCTACCCCTTTACCAAGTCAAGTGATTATATGTGAATTTTAAACTCCCCAAATGTTTTGAACACATGGAAAACTACAATAGATTAAACATTTTGTGATGATTTAGAATTTGTGATGGCCATAAAATCATCCCCAAATACATTATTTCGCAACGGTTTCATTTAATTAGGATATTATTTCAAAAATGTTCGGACGTGTATGATTCACATTTAAACTACACTTTTTCTGACAGTCACACATGCACATGTAATTGGTGTTTTATTTGAACGTCAATGATTCGTCGTTACAAGATGTTCAAATGTATCTTttgaaacgttcaaacataataCATCATAAGTTAGAATGTATATTTATACGTTTGAATAGTATTGGACTATATTTGAATGTGAATGGATGTACGTGccaatgtaatattttaaagtatattgtTTGGCTTAAAACATTCTAAGTACGTCATGAGCGACATGCGAAATAGCATGCTCTATCGTATATATGCACGATGTGCATAGCGTTAGAACGTATGATCTTgctttgaaattttaaatttaagtatTTGAACATGTTGTAAGACCAAA encodes the following:
- the LOC121247281 gene encoding uncharacterized protein LOC121247281, which produces MEERKGDARVYVISFMFFACIVTGGILLFLYIFVPQTDSASWYPIVGMIMVGIPWAFWLFTYLYRCIKTSTDPQLNEQDSSHGPIPPVGGATNTDNSRSLESPLNSPCGCGQRRVHFGAVVVLGNEDNSAHDTGRDVPESNRATDLQGATDEAEKLPVNGSRESETPLTVSVPY